One genomic segment of Ignavibacteriota bacterium includes these proteins:
- a CDS encoding T9SS type A sorting domain-containing protein, whose amino-acid sequence MEKIFLYIFVITLICTNFVFAQTWKSYTTENSGLSNNMVNSMAISSDGTIWFATDNGLCAYDSINWKVYKVEDGLKTNKINSISFLPNTTQELWVASDSGVIILNVNKTEIVTSPSYINKSSNNIISNKVKAIELDGFVNNWIGTEDGLSIITNSGIYSFNERNGFENPKVNSLKTLSDNWVHVGTSGGGVSRLKYNGVDGITSASNIITTWSGLASDTVLTIYVTDDTLRWYGTTQGVSTHYGTDTKSISYWWIYNTYTSGITENYVHAIIRDKNNAMWFGTRKGISKMLADKTTWQTYTEVDGLISNNIFDIEVDKNNNIWIATDKGVSYFKNITTSIKNDELKSYKLNLSNYPNPFNPSTNIGYSIFKDSKVKLEVFNNIGKLVEVLVDKKLNSGNYNVRFDSKNLPSGVYFYRLITEHSSITKKMILIK is encoded by the coding sequence ATGGAAAAAATATTCTTATACATTTTCGTAATTACTTTAATCTGCACCAATTTTGTTTTTGCTCAAACTTGGAAATCATATACAACAGAAAATAGTGGATTATCTAATAATATGGTTAATTCAATGGCTATTAGTAGTGATGGAACAATTTGGTTTGCAACAGACAATGGCTTATGTGCTTATGATTCCATAAATTGGAAAGTTTATAAAGTAGAAGATGGACTTAAAACAAATAAAATTAATTCAATATCATTTTTACCAAACACTACTCAAGAACTTTGGGTTGCATCAGATTCCGGTGTTATAATTTTAAATGTCAATAAAACTGAAATTGTAACAAGTCCCAGTTATATAAATAAAAGTTCAAACAATATTATATCCAACAAAGTTAAAGCAATTGAGCTTGATGGTTTTGTAAACAATTGGATTGGAACCGAAGATGGTTTATCAATAATTACAAACTCCGGAATTTACAGTTTTAATGAAAGAAACGGTTTTGAAAATCCTAAAGTAAATTCATTAAAAACTTTGTCAGATAATTGGGTTCATGTTGGAACATCCGGTGGTGGTGTGAGTCGTCTTAAATATAATGGTGTAGATGGAATTACTTCCGCTTCAAATATAATAACTACATGGAGCGGATTAGCATCGGACACTGTTTTAACAATTTACGTTACCGATGATACTTTGCGCTGGTATGGAACAACACAAGGTGTTTCTACTCATTATGGAACTGATACAAAAAGTATTAGCTACTGGTGGATTTATAATACTTACACAAGTGGAATTACTGAAAATTATGTTCACGCAATAATTAGAGATAAAAACAATGCAATGTGGTTCGGTACAAGAAAAGGTATTTCAAAAATGTTAGCCGATAAAACTACTTGGCAAACTTATACTGAGGTGGATGGTTTGATAAGTAATAATATTTTTGATATTGAAGTTGATAAAAATAATAATATTTGGATAGCAACTGATAAAGGTGTTTCTTATTTCAAAAATATTACAACATCAATAAAAAATGATGAGTTGAAATCTTACAAATTAAATTTATCAAATTATCCGAATCCTTTTAATCCATCTACCAATATCGGATATTCAATTTTCAAGGATAGTAAAGTGAAATTAGAAGTTTTTAATAACATTGGAAAACTAGTTGAGGTTTTAGTCGATAAAAAATTAAATTCCGGGAATTACAATGTTAGATTTGATTCTAAAAATTTACCAAGCGGAGTGTATTTTTATCGATTAATTACAGAACATTCATCCATTACAAAAAAAATGATTTTAATAAAATAG
- a CDS encoding alpha-N-arabinofuranosidase: MKKLLAVLFLTCAFTIIGQNAKIKIDVTRTIGKIDPKIYGVFMEPIHFNGARMGLPDTVDFNTLYGTLYDPKSPLADENGFRKDYIEAMKELKITNMRWPGGNFLMGYNWEDGIGPKDKRPSRINLAWGGLESNHVGTDEWFQLNKSIGSENVVCVNLGLGTIQDAHNWVEYCNYKKGTHYSDLRIKNGHKEAYNVKIWDLGNEVDGYPWELGYKNAEDYVKIGREAAKAMKAVDGSIKLVASGSSYYEPTGQWIDWNRKVLAGLGDMISYISIHRYWERSDDYYDYMGQSAMDFEEKITIPAAEIKAMQAMKGLKNEIHISFDEWGVFGRNFLSVLPIAQCLNSFIRHADVVKMTNFTMLTSLLSNDMEKGTYKSPLFYAFKMFSTNCLGNSIDTYVECDTFNTAKYKGIPYLDVTSVYNKESNTVFINVVNRNQENFITTEIISTEGSFASKAEVNLLNSDSLEEQFSFDKQDEYKPVVKEISVNANKLKYSFPPHSIAQIKVKVIE; this comes from the coding sequence ATGAAAAAATTATTAGCAGTTTTATTTCTTACTTGTGCATTTACAATAATTGGGCAAAACGCAAAAATTAAAATTGATGTTACAAGAACAATAGGAAAAATCGATCCCAAAATTTATGGCGTATTTATGGAACCAATTCATTTTAATGGCGCAAGAATGGGATTGCCGGATACCGTTGATTTTAATACACTTTATGGAACTCTTTATGATCCCAAATCACCACTTGCTGATGAAAATGGATTTAGAAAAGATTACATCGAAGCAATGAAAGAATTGAAAATTACAAATATGCGCTGGCCCGGAGGAAATTTTTTAATGGGTTATAATTGGGAAGATGGTATCGGTCCAAAAGATAAAAGACCATCCCGCATAAATCTTGCGTGGGGTGGATTGGAAAGCAATCATGTTGGGACAGATGAATGGTTTCAATTAAATAAATCAATTGGAAGCGAGAATGTGGTTTGCGTAAATCTTGGACTAGGTACAATACAAGATGCACATAATTGGGTTGAATACTGCAATTACAAAAAAGGAACGCACTATTCAGATTTGAGAATAAAGAACGGGCACAAAGAAGCATATAATGTAAAAATATGGGATTTAGGAAATGAAGTTGACGGATATCCTTGGGAGCTTGGTTATAAGAATGCGGAAGATTATGTTAAAATAGGAAGAGAAGCTGCAAAAGCAATGAAAGCTGTGGATGGATCAATAAAATTAGTAGCTTCCGGTTCTTCATATTATGAACCAACTGGTCAATGGATTGATTGGAATAGAAAAGTTCTTGCCGGTTTGGGAGATATGATAAGTTATATTTCAATTCATAGATATTGGGAAAGAAGTGATGATTATTATGATTATATGGGACAAAGTGCAATGGATTTTGAAGAAAAAATTACAATTCCCGCCGCAGAAATTAAAGCAATGCAAGCAATGAAAGGATTGAAAAATGAAATTCATATTTCTTTTGATGAATGGGGAGTTTTCGGAAGAAACTTTTTATCGGTATTGCCGATTGCACAATGTTTAAATTCGTTTATTCGCCATGCAGATGTTGTAAAAATGACAAACTTCACAATGCTTACTTCTTTGCTTTCAAATGATATGGAGAAAGGAACTTATAAATCTCCATTGTTTTATGCATTTAAAATGTTTTCAACAAATTGTTTAGGAAACTCAATCGATACTTATGTTGAATGTGATACTTTTAACACTGCTAAGTATAAGGGAATTCCATATCTTGATGTAACTTCTGTTTACAATAAGGAAAGCAATACTGTTTTTATAAATGTTGTAAACCGCAATCAAGAAAATTTTATTACGACTGAAATTATTAGTACAGAGGGAAGTTTTGCCAGCAAAGCTGAAGTTAATTTACTAAACTCGGATTCACTTGAAGAACAATTTTCTTTTGATAAACAAGATGAATATAAACCAGTTGTAAAAGAAATAAGCGTGAATGCAAATAAATTAAAATATTCATTTCCGCCGCATTCAATTGCTCAAATAAAAGTAAAGGTTATAGAATAA
- a CDS encoding family 43 glycosylhydrolase — translation MKLLRYKILLILLFVLLNNISAQNPIIMDQYTADPTARVFDGKVYLYPSHDILATEGKGRIGWFCMEDYHVFSSENLTDWKDHGVIVSQNKVPWVDSNTYSMWAPDCIEKNGKYYFYFPAMNKDTSTQFRMNIGVAVSDKPYGPFTPQNEPIKNVRGIDPNVFIDKDGQAYLYWSARNIFVAKLKDNMLELAEEPIIIPNLPEKGLKEGPFMFERNGIYYLTYPHVENKTERLEYAIGDNPLGPFKVTGIIMDESPNCWTNHHSIIEFKNQWYLFYHFNDLSPHFDKNRSTRIDSLFFNEDGTIQKVIPTLRGVGLTNAKSKIQIDRYSLKSENNVHIEFIDTTKKFEGWKTVFENENSWIQYNSVEFGNENLKSIIVNAMSSEGGELEVRLGNINGKIIAKIEIEKSDDWKIFKSKIANVPTDNQNIVVINKGKKVVVDWISFE, via the coding sequence ATGAAATTATTACGATATAAAATATTATTGATTTTACTTTTCGTTTTGCTTAATAATATATCAGCGCAAAACCCAATAATAATGGATCAATACACTGCTGATCCAACAGCAAGAGTTTTTGATGGAAAAGTATATCTTTATCCCTCGCATGATATTTTGGCAACTGAAGGTAAAGGAAGAATCGGTTGGTTTTGTATGGAAGATTATCATGTTTTTTCTTCAGAAAATTTAACTGATTGGAAAGATCACGGTGTAATTGTTAGTCAAAATAAAGTTCCTTGGGTTGATTCAAATACTTACAGTATGTGGGCTCCGGATTGCATTGAAAAAAATGGAAAATATTATTTTTATTTTCCGGCGATGAACAAAGATACTTCAACTCAATTTAGAATGAATATTGGAGTAGCAGTTTCTGATAAACCATACGGACCATTCACTCCGCAAAACGAACCAATAAAAAATGTTCGAGGAATTGATCCGAATGTTTTTATTGATAAGGACGGGCAAGCTTATTTGTATTGGTCGGCAAGAAATATCTTTGTCGCAAAACTAAAAGACAATATGCTTGAATTAGCTGAAGAACCAATAATAATTCCAAATCTTCCGGAGAAAGGATTGAAAGAAGGTCCTTTCATGTTTGAGCGAAACGGAATTTATTATTTAACTTATCCGCATGTGGAGAATAAAACAGAGCGACTTGAATATGCAATTGGTGATAATCCGCTTGGTCCCTTTAAAGTTACCGGAATTATTATGGATGAATCACCAAATTGTTGGACAAATCATCATTCAATAATTGAGTTTAAAAATCAATGGTATTTGTTTTATCATTTTAATGATTTATCTCCGCACTTTGATAAAAACAGATCAACAAGAATTGACAGCTTATTTTTCAATGAAGATGGAACAATTCAAAAAGTGATTCCAACTTTACGCGGAGTTGGTTTAACAAATGCAAAATCAAAAATTCAAATTGATAGATACAGTTTAAAAAGTGAAAATAATGTTCATATTGAATTTATAGATACAACAAAAAAGTTTGAAGGATGGAAAACTGTTTTTGAAAATGAAAATTCTTGGATTCAATATAATAGTGTCGAGTTCGGAAATGAAAATTTAAAATCAATTATTGTAAATGCTATGTCATCAGAAGGCGGAGAATTAGAAGTAAGATTAGGAAATATTAACGGAAAAATAATTGCAAAAATTGAAATTGAAAAATCAGATGATTGGAAAATATTTAAATCAAAAATTGCAAATGTTCCAACCGACAATCAAAATATTGTTGTAATAAATAAAGGTAAAAAAGTAGTAGTGGATTGGATTAGTTTTGAATAA
- a CDS encoding radical SAM protein yields the protein MSFPNIISFTLLNACNLRCKMCGQWSETGYVKNKIVDANPQLDLEVWKKLIDEISQNKIRIILIRGGEPFLFPKIMDLIKYANSKNLFLSIDTNGTMIEKFAEELVQLGNMHITFSVDGPEKIHDEVRGIEGSYQKIKTNIALFNELEKKYNKPLSKSICFTISKYSYEGLGEMPKVAREMGISSINIVPYYFFNSEVGEKYEDELLKYFNTKAYSWKGFYNEDSGIDFNIFKTQYEKYISSLNGIENFPFMPFGINEYKEWFDNSYSVVGSEKCFNVESLIDIQPNGDANFCIDFPDYVFGNVKNNSIEEIWNSEKAEKFRKYRREKPLAVCYRCGAKYCSEIKE from the coding sequence ATGAGTTTCCCAAATATTATTTCTTTCACACTTTTGAACGCATGCAACTTAAGATGTAAAATGTGCGGGCAGTGGAGTGAAACCGGCTATGTAAAAAATAAAATTGTAGATGCAAATCCACAATTGGATTTGGAAGTTTGGAAAAAACTCATTGATGAAATTTCTCAAAATAAAATTAGAATTATTTTAATTAGGGGAGGAGAACCATTTCTCTTCCCCAAAATTATGGATTTGATAAAATATGCAAATAGTAAAAATCTGTTTTTATCTATTGATACAAACGGAACGATGATAGAAAAATTTGCCGAAGAACTTGTCCAATTGGGTAATATGCATATTACTTTTTCTGTTGATGGACCTGAAAAAATTCATGATGAAGTTCGCGGAATTGAAGGAAGTTATCAAAAAATTAAAACCAATATTGCTTTATTTAACGAACTTGAGAAAAAATATAATAAACCATTAAGTAAAAGTATTTGCTTTACAATCAGTAAATATTCTTATGAAGGTTTAGGCGAAATGCCAAAGGTTGCAAGAGAAATGGGAATAAGCTCAATCAATATTGTTCCATATTATTTTTTTAATTCTGAAGTTGGTGAAAAATATGAAGATGAATTATTAAAATATTTTAATACTAAAGCATATTCTTGGAAAGGATTTTATAATGAAGATTCGGGGATCGATTTTAATATTTTCAAAACTCAATATGAAAAATATATTTCGTCTTTAAATGGAATTGAGAATTTCCCGTTTATGCCGTTTGGAATTAATGAATATAAGGAATGGTTTGATAATTCTTATTCAGTTGTTGGATCAGAAAAATGTTTTAATGTAGAAAGTTTAATAGATATTCAGCCAAATGGTGACGCAAATTTCTGTATTGATTTTCCGGATTATGTTTTTGGAAACGTTAAAAATAATTCGATTGAGGAAATATGGAATTCTGAAAAAGCAGAAAAATTTAGAAAGTACAGAAGAGAAAAACCATTAGCTGTCTGCTATAGATGCGGCGCAAAGTACTGTTCGGAAATTAAAGAATAG
- a CDS encoding DUF362 domain-containing protein, which produces MNEFFQRFVKVCPKSGKIRKIILPKGYYKLLFPFVGLAALLWIAFRVIPKPSRVAYPCVKAATPIATSFVLWLIGITASFTAFSKMKTAFSNSSYFRTIIFLFVGGILAVFAISQDGIVSLADSKNKYVFKQAVLEPNQPMGVPVGIIPGRVVWVHNPDATNENFDPMEENHSYFHEENFNQSVVDQMLSQAIQNLTKSTSDSAAWEAIFKFHNNTRGKGEVGYQSGEKIFLKMNATSSWGGNYNDEDLTKVYKSWWGSVNRYYGLSESSPTFIKTILRQLVNVVKVPQENIYIGDPMKIIYKHIYDYLHSEFPNVHYLDHYGHTNLGRELAEKGTTPLIKYSDRGTVLVRDGSPVYEDALYKIYEDMEYMINMPQMKGHVRGGVTMFAKNHFGSHTRDGANHLHNGLMLPGETGLTARPGYGLYRVQVDLMGHEILGKKNLVYLMDALWGTDHELNPPAKWQMEPFNNDWTSSVFASLDPVAIESVGYDFVRTEFTKERYPTSYENVVDVIQMDGVSDYLRQAADSSNWPEGIMYDPENDGTIIGSLGVHEHWNNSIDKQYSKNLGIGNGIELVKISKPTNILEAPSLLNTEVIDNSIVNLSWQDNSTSEEGFIIERKENSQNANFIILDTVSANQTNYSDKTDKLVSSYYYRIKAYNSSENSNYTESVLVSNLIVVGIDEENIPGEFRLHQNYPNPFNPSTTITFSIKNNSNVNMIVYDAIGRLVKVLVDEKLSSGEYKIDWNGKNYLGETSVSGIYFYKIIVKSNNQNYSETKKMLLVK; this is translated from the coding sequence ATGAATGAATTTTTTCAAAGATTCGTTAAGGTTTGTCCGAAATCCGGTAAGATTAGAAAAATAATTTTACCAAAAGGATATTATAAATTACTTTTTCCATTTGTCGGATTAGCAGCATTATTATGGATTGCATTTCGAGTAATTCCAAAGCCAAGCAGAGTTGCTTATCCTTGTGTAAAAGCTGCAACTCCAATTGCAACAAGTTTTGTACTTTGGTTAATTGGGATTACTGCATCGTTTACTGCATTTTCAAAAATGAAAACTGCTTTTTCAAATTCATCATATTTCCGAACAATTATATTTTTATTTGTCGGAGGAATACTTGCAGTTTTTGCAATTAGTCAAGATGGAATTGTTTCACTTGCTGATTCAAAAAATAAATATGTATTTAAGCAAGCTGTACTTGAGCCAAATCAGCCAATGGGAGTGCCCGTTGGAATAATTCCGGGCAGAGTTGTTTGGGTTCACAATCCGGATGCAACAAATGAAAATTTTGATCCGATGGAAGAAAATCATTCATATTTTCATGAAGAAAATTTTAATCAATCTGTTGTGGATCAAATGCTTTCTCAAGCAATTCAAAATCTAACCAAATCAACCTCAGATTCTGCGGCATGGGAAGCAATATTTAAATTTCATAATAATACAAGAGGCAAAGGTGAGGTTGGTTATCAATCCGGAGAAAAAATATTCTTAAAAATGAATGCCACAAGCAGTTGGGGCGGAAATTATAATGATGAAGATTTAACAAAAGTTTATAAATCGTGGTGGGGAAGTGTTAACAGATATTATGGACTTTCAGAATCTTCACCGACATTTATTAAAACAATATTACGTCAATTAGTAAATGTTGTAAAAGTACCGCAAGAAAATATTTACATTGGTGATCCGATGAAAATTATTTACAAACATATTTATGATTATTTGCATTCGGAATTTCCAAACGTACATTATTTGGATCACTATGGGCATACAAATTTAGGCAGAGAGCTTGCCGAAAAAGGTACAACCCCGCTAATAAAATATTCTGATCGAGGTACAGTACTTGTTCGAGATGGTAGTCCGGTTTATGAAGACGCACTATATAAAATTTATGAAGATATGGAATACATGATAAATATGCCGCAGATGAAAGGACACGTTCGTGGTGGGGTTACAATGTTTGCAAAAAATCATTTTGGTTCACACACAAGAGATGGAGCAAATCATTTACATAATGGGCTGATGCTTCCGGGTGAAACTGGTTTAACTGCACGACCCGGTTATGGATTATACAGAGTTCAAGTTGATTTGATGGGACATGAAATTCTCGGAAAGAAAAATTTGGTTTATCTGATGGATGCTTTGTGGGGAACCGATCATGAATTAAATCCACCAGCAAAATGGCAAATGGAACCATTTAATAATGATTGGACTTCATCAGTATTTGCATCACTTGATCCCGTAGCAATTGAATCAGTTGGATACGATTTTGTTCGAACTGAATTTACTAAAGAAAGATATCCAACAAGTTATGAAAATGTTGTTGATGTAATTCAAATGGATGGAGTTTCTGATTATTTACGACAAGCTGCAGATTCATCAAATTGGCCGGAAGGAATTATGTACGATCCGGAAAATGATGGAACAATAATCGGAAGTCTTGGTGTTCACGAGCATTGGAATAATTCAATAGATAAACAATATTCAAAAAATTTAGGAATTGGAAACGGAATTGAGTTAGTAAAAATTAGTAAACCTACAAATATTCTCGAAGCTCCAAGTTTGCTAAATACAGAAGTTATAGATAATTCAATAGTTAATTTAAGTTGGCAAGATAATTCAACTTCTGAAGAAGGTTTTATTATTGAAAGAAAAGAGAATTCTCAAAATGCTAATTTTATTATTCTTGATACAGTTTCCGCAAATCAAACAAATTATTCTGATAAAACTGATAAATTAGTTTCGAGTTATTATTATAGAATTAAAGCTTATAATTCTTCGGAAAATTCTAATTATACGGAATCGGTTTTGGTTAGCAATTTAATTGTTGTTGGAATTGATGAAGAAAATATTCCAGGCGAATTTAGGCTACATCAAAATTATCCAAATCCATTTAATCCAAGCACAACAATTACTTTTAGTATAAAAAATAATTCGAATGTTAATATGATTGTTTATGATGCAATCGGCAGATTAGTAAAAGTTTTGGTTGATGAAAAACTTTCTTCCGGTGAATATAAAATTGATTGGAACGGAAAAAATTATTTAGGCGAAACCTCTGTAAGCGGAATTTATTTCTACAAAATTATAGTTAAATCAAATAATCAAAACTATTCTGAAACTAAAAAAATGTTACTGGTAAAATAA